The genomic stretch ATCGCTTCCCTTCCAGACGCCAAGGCAGCCATTCAAAATCCCTTGTTGCTTTTTATTTGGGAATCCACCACCAATTTTTCCTCttccacagtttttttttttttttacatctagtTTGTGCATCTTTGGAAAGAGCACTGAAATATTGTAATCACACAGCTAGTGGTTTCCCAGGAGACTGGGATGGATGGAGCCTCTGGATGGGCTTTGCAAAGAGCCTTTCATAGATTTGAAGCCTCTGTGTCATCCGAAATGGTCCCGTGGCAGTGCCCGATGGCTGGAGGGGAGGGCATCTTTCTCCAGAAGCCTCAGCCAGACCAACAGATGGCCAGAGTCTGTCTGCCTCCCCTTTTGCAAATGAAGgactccaatagaagagaatttgGGGAGCTCAGGGTTGGAATGAGGGGTTGTTGGTGCTCCCTGGGCTTGGGggatttccttgcagacatttcatgacccaactaggtaacattatcagggctagaaaggaatggggtttggagaggaggaggaggaagaagagagctgtggggtccttggtgctccctgagcttggtggttttcttgcagacgtttcatgacccaactaggtaacatcatcagtgctagaagagaggggggttgtggggaagaggaggggaggaggagaatgatgaatgggagggaggaggaagaagagggctctgaagtctttgatgctctctgagcttggtggttttcttgcagacgtttcatgacccaactagataacatcatcagtgctagaagggatttGTGGAGAGCAGGAGGAGGGGGCGAAGAGTAGCAGCAGGAGGACAGCAATTGTGGGGTCCTTATTGCTCCTTGAGCTCGGTTGTTCCTTccagacgtttcatcacccagctaggtaacatcatcagtgctactgatGACGATAGTGAGCAACAACGATGCTACTGGTTGGGTTCGGTATTATCCCACTGAGCAGTGGAAATTCCTGTCCCCGttggggtcgtaagtcaaggactacctctatgagCAAAACCAGCAGTATGaaatatttcccccctttttttggggggggggttcttaagtttctcaaggttgactcagccttccatccttccgaggtgggtaaaatgagcacccagactgttgggggcaatatgctaactttgtaaaccgtttagagagggctgaaagccctatgaagtggtatataagtataactgctattgctattaatatttcTTAAACGACTGATTCTATCTCTTTTGCATCTTACGAAGGCATGCGCCAGAAAACGGAACTCCCCCTTCcacgcctgccccccccccgctcgcCGCTGGTGTGTCACAGGTGTTCACAAGTAAGAACTTAACAAATCCCCCCGAGAGATCTGCTCATCGTATGAAAATAGTTTATTGAGTTTCCACCAGAGGGAATCCAGTGCCACCAAAGGCATTGATTGCCACGGGTTCCCTTCTCTTGCGATGCTCCAGGGATCTTCGGCCTTCTGGCCTGGCCTGAAACTTAACCCAAAGTTAAGTTTGTTTTCCGGCAATGGGGCAGACTAAATGGAGCCTGCCTGGACCAACCTCCCCATAGGGTAGGACGGAGCAAATACGACCTGTTGCATTGTGGGAACAGAACTGCCGGAGCCCTGGGTCTCACTAAGCCAGGAgtatccaaacttggcaactttaagacttgtggaccaactcccagaattccccagccagccccagccccagggaattctgggaattgaagtccatccatcttaacgTTGCTAGGCTTAAACACTCCTGATTTGGAGTCAGAAACTAAAAACTAGGTGATTTAATTTccatccaatcttggcaactttaagactagtggacttcaactcccagaatcccccagccagctatagaATTCAACAcccggaattctgggaattctgggtgttgaagtccacaagtcttaaagttcccaagtttggacacccctgcactaagcAATCCgaccagtcctcgacttacaacagtttgtttagtgaccattcggagTGAAAAAAGGAAgcgatgactgtttttcacacaaccgtggTCACTTGCTGAAAATTcaggacgcttggcaactgtcccttatttatgatggttgtgggGTTCtcaggtcacgtgatccccattTGCGACCAGCAAAATCGAccgggaggccagattcactttacgACTGTCTTAACTCACTTCAACCACTGTAGAGGCTCACTTCACAGCCGTGGCAAGCGAGGTCATACAGCGGTGCAAAGCACACCTCaggaatgtctcacttagcaacggaaagtTTAGGCTCAGttatgatcataagtcgaggactgcttgtcCTATATGGGCCtatctatttttttctgatttcctcCCCTCCAGCAAACTTCCCCTTTGGAATTGAAGACTGACATTCCACGAATGGAGAAGTGGGCAGCGGTGCATGGCAGCCCACCGGGCGTGGAATAAATGTTGGTAGTTATGCTTGGACCACAAAAATCAGCAGAGGTGACCTCAGGGACTGGCATGGAGTGTGGCCCCTGGCGCTGCCAGCATGGGCCCTGGTGTCGGAAGTGGGGGTAGCGCAGAGGGCTCCAGCTCGCCCTCCCTGTGGGAAAATGGAGAGCGAGACTGAAACAGCCATCCTAGGGGAGCAGCCCCCCCCGCCCTTCCTTTTTGGGTGTGGTGGAAGCACATCTGTGCCTGATGCTCACAAATTCTTCCAACGTCCTCTGCGTTTCCGAGTTGGGGTCCCCTTCTTTCGCTTCTGTGCCGGAGGGGGCCGATTGGGAGATGAACCCCTTTCAGTCCCGGGCTGTTCCTGCCGTGGAGATAGCTCTGATTTGGCAGGCCCTCCCTCCCGAGCAGGGGCAGTCTCTGTGCCCGGGGTTGCCATGGGGAGACCGTATTCCCCATGTGGGGGCAGCAGGCCGTTTGGCAAAGCTGGAAGGAGGGGCAGCAATGCCGCCACCACGTCCGTGAGCCGTTCCAGGCCTTGCCGCAGGGTGTAGGTCAGCTCCCGGATGGCTGCAGCCGTCTCCCTCTGAGCCTGAAGGAAGTCCAGAGAGGGCTCAACAGGCAGCTCCAGGTGGGCACGTCGGCGCCGCAGGGGGGGTGAAATTGAAGGGCAGGGAGTGGTGCCCAATAACTCTCCTGGGGAGTGTTCGGGATGTGGCCCGCAGCCTAGACAGGATGGAGACGGAGCCAGCTGGACAATCTGCAGTGACGAGGGTTGGCCTGGAGGGGGTGCTGGTGAGTCACGTTCCTTGGGTTTCAGCAAGCATGAAGGCTGGACAGAGGTCTCTGGGCTGCTGGAGACGTTGGCCCTGGCGGGCAGATCTGTAGGGGctaaggagagagagagttacTGTGGTGGAATGcggtctggattcccaggagggaggggctgcatttcAGAGGGGAAAGAGGCAGTGAGGTTTAGATAACTTGTGTGAGCGAAAGGGGGTGAAGACGGCTCCTCCCTAACAGTTCCCCAGAATATATCTAGTTATGCAAATGGTTAGtttagggtccttggtgctctctgagcttggttgtttccttgcagatgtttcattgcccatttaagaaatatcatcagtgctggaaggcaATGGGAtttctggagaggaggaggaggaggaggagaaggagagctaTGGGGTctttaatgctctctgagcttggtggtttcttgCAGACATGTAATACCCtattaggtaacatcttcaatgctagaagggagtgggatttgtagagaggaggaggatgacgactGTATGGTGCTTGGTACTCTCTGAAATtagtggctttcttgcagatatttcatgacccaattaggtaacatcatcaacctCTTTACCAATTACTTtagcctggcaagattctgtctatagatgGGGAACAATAACAACAGTTACTCAGAAGTAACTCCACGTGTTTTTCTTGGTTTGGTtgtctgaataaaaaaaaaaaaaccacaggagtTTATTAatccaacactttaaaaaaaagagtttaaaaagaATTGCGGCAGAGTTTGTAAAATCGACATTGATTTAACTATACGGAGGGCTTTGGACCacgcagaatatttttttttttttgcctgtttcgCTGCAGCAGATTTCCTTGGCCAGAAGTGAAAATTTCGTTTCCGTGGCGCTAGGCACAACGGAGAGATGGGCCCAtctgttgcctctttaaaaattgGGGGATGAGGAGGGAGGGGCAGGTGGCTGGCTTCAAACTTTGCCTTAAGCCCCTACAACTGGAAGGCTTGTCCTGCCCCACAGCAAAATATGGAAAGGGCCGTCTTTTTCATCCTTTTGGAGAGAGAAAAGTGAAACCGCTTATTCTGGTCACAAACCAGCTGAAAgtcctggagtccttcgggattgggcggcatataaattcatgaaatttaattttaatttcaattttaaaacaaatgcaaCCTTCAAAGCAGCTGTTCCCAAACCACCAAGAATCAAAAGAAGCAGGAGTGCCCGGCACTGTGAAacgttagagcagtgtttctcaaccttgtcaacttgaagatgtctggacttcaactaccagaattccccagccagcattcgctggctggggaattctggtagttgaagtccaggcatcttcaagttgacaaggttgagaaacactgcgttagAGGGAGGGAATAACGACGATTAATTAAACAgtgttcaaatatttgaggggctgccgcagagAAGAAAGAGtcgatttattttccaaagccccagagggcagaacaagaagcaacgaacAGAAAcgaatcgaggagagaagcaatctggaacgaAGGAGACATTTCCatgacagggaggacaattaatccatggaactccatgcctccagaggttttaggtgctccatcactttaagaagagattggacggctccttgtctggaatggtgttgggtctcttgcctgagcaggggttggacaagaggacctctgaggtcccctccaactctggaATTCTCTTTAGatcagaggcagaggtgggttcctaccagtttgcaccagttcggtagaaccggtttgtcaaatctaccgaaccggttagaagaggttccaccagtggacctggaaagcaggccacacctacagaagtggttccaaaaaattttgaaacccaccactgacacagagagagagaaagagaaagagaaagaaaggaagaaagaaagaaagaaggaagaaagaaaaaacaagtgagagatgaaagaaaaaaaggaaaaagggacagagagacaaaaggaaggagagagagagagagagaaaacacatggctggcaagccactcccaccaggtcacatggcaggcaagccactcccacaaaggaggccacacccacagagtaggttcgaaaattttttgaaacccaccactgattcagaggtcttcaaacttggccatttgaagacttgtggacttcaactcccagaattctccagccagctctgcgagttctgggagttgaagtccacaagtcttcaaatggccaagtttggagacccttgttTTAGATAAGCTCCAGCTACTGgcaactgtctctctctctccccctctaccatcctctggaatccaatCCGCTTCAAATGCCAACCCACCTCTTGACAAGTTGGCCCAGAGTCTTCCTGCTCCACCGATGCCCAACTGACTCTTTGGCCCCAGGACCGCGGCTACTCACCTGTGCCATGCTCAGCTGCTGGTTGGTAACGGGGAGGCCCAAAGCGCGCCGTGCCCCGCAAGAGCCC from Thamnophis elegans isolate rThaEle1 chromosome 12, rThaEle1.pri, whole genome shotgun sequence encodes the following:
- the MYPOP gene encoding myb-related transcription factor, partner of profilin, encoding MSGDSEEITRLRKPRFSYEENQILIQEVRANYGKLYGTQSRRVTVAERRRVWEGIAGKINGITSWKRTGQEVQKRWNDFKRRTKEKLARVPHSTQGTGNAGDEAFSAEEETLFAILGPGVMPGLGGAESGLLRGTARFGPPRYQPAAEHGTDLPARANVSSSPETSVQPSCLLKPKERDSPAPPPGQPSSLQIVQLAPSPSCLGCGPHPEHSPGELLGTTPCPSISPPLRRRRAHLELPVEPSLDFLQAQRETAAAIRELTYTLRQGLERLTDVVAALLPLLPALPNGLLPPHGEYGLPMATPGTETAPAREGGPAKSELSPRQEQPGTERGSSPNRPPPAQKRKKGTPTRKRRGRWKNL